CGGTGCATTAAAGTCTTCATCATCTTCCACCTCGTGATTTTTGTAGATATAATAATGGTCGTCCTGCTCTTTTTCTTTTATCGCAGGGTTGAAGTAATTTCTTCGGTAATCTCTGGAAACGGTACTGGCCGGAGGGAGAGGACCGGCTTCCATCAGATCTACCCTTTCGCGGAGGTCATAATAATTTTTGTCTTCAAAAACCATAATACTTCCGGTATAACAAGCAACCCAAACAGACTTTGTGGAGGAGTCAAAGGTAACGCCAATAGGTTTTTCTTTGGTTGAAACGGTTTCGACCAAAGACATATCGTCGGTTTTTACTTTAGTGAGCGTATTGTCGATATAGTTTACGACATAAAGAAACTGCCCGTCGGGGGTCATGGTCATGCTTCTTGCGGCATTGCCTGTGGATATTTTGCTGATTACCCGGGCTTTGACCAGGTCAATTTTGGCTACCACGCCTTCCCTGCTAAGAGTCGCGTATAGGTAGCGGTCTGTGGGGTCAATACAGAGGTGGCGGGGAGTTTTTCCCACACCCGATATCCAGGATACCGAATAATCAGCCAGTTTGATAACGGCAATTTCATCTTCTCCCATGATACTGATATAGGCATACCGTGACTTGGAGTCAATGGCTATTCCCCGCGGGTATCGGTCAAGCGGGATGCGTTTCACTTCTTCTTCCAGTTCGGTATCAATGATACTCAAATCCCCACTGCACCAGTTCGTTACCAAAACAGATTTGCCATCGGGAGTAATGGCTACATATTTGGGAATACAACCGACTTCGATGACGGACTCAATTTCAAATGTCTGGGTATTGATTTTATAGACAAAGCTATTGTCATACTTCTGACTGATCTGGCAATTGTCCGTTCCGGGGTTGCCAAACTGCTCTCCATACATTTTATAGTTGGAAACCCATGCATATTTGCCATCGGCAGAGAAGGCTACTTCCACAGGCGATCCTTGTGCAATGCCACGATAGCCATCCAGGGGGAATTTAGATAAATCCACCTTATCAGAAATCGTTTTCACCACCGTATAATTTCGGTCAAAAACCGTAATCGAGTGGCGATACATCATATTTTGCGCGAAAAACAATCCATTACCAGAATGTGCAATGGATTTTGGTCGGATATCATTACTACTGTACGTTGTTTTTAGAATTAACCCAGAGCCGGTACCGAATCCCTCTGCGCGGGAAGTCGGATCTCCACTGCCTGGATTTTCCCCCTTCAGTGTGGAAAAAAGTGAGAAGGGCGGAAAAACAACAGCATAAAAGTAAAGAATAAAAGTAAAGGCATGGACTGAAAGAAGTTGCATGTGTTTGCTGGGTAAATAAGAAAGACTGCAATATCCAATTTTAAAAAAAATACGTAGAATTTTTCAGGATATTTCATTATTCCTGAAAAAAAGAGATCAAGGCGGAATGTTAAGATTCCGCCCCAATATACATACTTTATTTTTATCGGTTGAGGTGGCCTATGTTAAGGATGCTGCTATTGATTTTACCAAACTTATACATGGCTTGTGCAAAGATGTCTGCTTCTTCTTTTGTTGCATAGGCACCCAGAATAAGTTTATATACCGGAGTTTCCGCCACTTCTTCTGCATAGACCCATATTTCTCCTTTCCAGAGGTTCCTGTATTGTTTTACTTTTTCCTCAAAACTACGGTAACTGGTATGGCTGTCAACGAGGAGTCCAAACACATCTTGTCCGGGCTCCATAGCGAGTCTTTTGAGACTATAAGCCTCCAGCCCGGGAATATCCAGATGAATAACTGCTGCTGACTGTCCACGCATAACGATATTGGGATTCATATCGATGATGGGTTGCGATTGTGCGGGTTCGGCACTACGGGTAGCCATAGCGAGCTGCGGTTCAGCTGCGACAGGCGTTGTTTGGGCTACAGTTTCTTCCGGCTCTGCAATATTATTTTCTATCGTTGGCGCTGGCGCAATCGGTTTTTCCTCTGCAAGGATGGTATTCTGCATTTCCTCGTTGATGGATGCCATATGTTTTTTAAGAATATGGTAAACGGTAGTTGGCGCCAGGTATCCGCTGGCTCTGCCAAGGACTTTTCCATCAGGACTGAAAAGAAGAATGGTGGGGTAGGCGTAAACCTGAAATTGTTGGACAAGGTTGAAATCAGCCTCCAGAATATCAATTTCCACAGCAAGGAAATTTTTCGAAATAAACCGGTTGAGCATGGGGTCTGTCCAGGTATAACGGGTCATTCGCTTGCACGATCTGTTTTCCCTCGCAGAAAAATAGACAAAATATGGCTGATTACTTTCCATCGCCTGCGACTGGATTTCATCAAGTGTCCCCGAAAAAAACGGAATGCTTCTGTCCGCAGCAAATGCCTGACTGCATATCAAAAGCGTCAAAATGATCAGAAAGGGTTTTCTTTGGATCATAATTACAAGGAGTAAGCGTTTGTTCAGATTCAAAAAATTGCCGTAAATTTTTCTGTCGGGTGGGTAAACGCGCCAGTTACGGTACAGGTTAATGTTAAAGATTGAGCTTTGGAATGAGGTATGTAAAAAAACGTAAAATGATATTACGAATATAAATTAAGCATTTGGGATATTGCAAATTTGGAAGCAATTTAATGCTCCATTTTTTCCGCTAATTTACCCCAAATCTTACATGTTGGAAAAGGCTTGTCTTTCGGGTTAGAATGGAACGCTGTCATCGTCTCCCCCTGTCCCCTGGTCGTGGTTCATTTTTGAGGGCAACGTGATCGTGTTGGTATTACCTGCGTCAAGTGTATTAAACCCTTTGGGAATGTCGAGTCCCGGAGTGCCTGTATTCCAGTCGGTAAACTTTCCGTACTTCCCGATGAACTGCATTTTGACCGTTCCTGTAGGGCCATTTCTCTGTTTGGCAATGATTAATTCAGCCATACTAAGGGTTGAGTTTCCTTCATCGTCCGTTTCAAATCCATAATATTCCGGGCGGTAGAGAAACATAACCATGTCCGCATCCTGTTCAATACTTCCACTTTCACGAAGGTCGGACAGCACCGGGCGTTTGTCTCCCCCCCGGCTTTCTACGGCACGGCTGAGCTGCGACAGCGCGATCATGACGACGTTAAGTTCTTTGGCCATTTCTTTGAGTGCCCGCGAGATGCCTGCAATCTCCTGCTCGCGGTTTCCGCCTTTTGACGAATTTCCTGACATGAGCTGAAGGTAATCGACAATGACCATTCCGATTCCTTTTTCTGCTTTGAGGCGCCGGCATTTGGCGCGAAGGTCCCATATAGACAAAGCGGGCGTGTCATCTATAAAGAGGGGCGTTTTGGAAAGCGAACCGATCCGGGTGATAAGTTGTTTCCACTCATAGTCTTCCAGCCGGCCTGTCCGCACCTTTTGGGCATCGAGTTCGGCTTCTGCACAAATCAGACGTTGTACGAGCTGCACGGCGGCCATCTCCAGAGAAAAGAATGCAACGGGTTCATTAAACCGCTGCGCCGCATTTCTGGCCAATGTCAGCGTCAACGCAGTTTTTCCCATCGCGGGACGGGCAGCGATGATGACCAGGTCGCTTTTCTGCCAGCCGGCAGTCATCTGATCGAGATCGGCGATGCCTGACGGGATACCGGTCACGCTGGAATCTTTGCCACGCATTTCTTCCAGACGATCGAGGGTTTTCATTACCAGTTCGGGCATAGACATATAGTTGCGCCGGAGATTGGTTTCGGAAATCTCAAACAGTCCCTGTTCTGCTTTGTCCAACAGCTCAAACACGTCAGAAGTTTCGTCATAGGCCTGGCGAATGACATCATCAGAGACCCGTATCAACTGTCGGAGAATAAACTTTTCTGCTACAATCCGCGCATGATATTCAATATTTGCCCCCGAGGCTACCCTTGAAGTGAGCTCTGTGAGGTAAAAAGGACCGCCTGTTTTTTCCAACTCCCCTTTTTTTCGAAGGGCATTTTTTACGGTCAGGATATCTACTGGCTCCGAATTTTGAAACAATTCGAGAATCGTCTCAAAAATCAGCGCATTCGCATCCTTATAAAACATATGAGCCTGGAGGATATCCATGATTCTGTGCAGCGCATCTTTTTCAAGCAGCAGCGCACCCAGTACCGCTTCCTCCATATCCAGTGCCTGTGGTGGCAGTTTTCCTGCACCCAGGGAAGGCGTGGTGATGGGTCTTACTTTTCCCTGTAAGTTATCCGGGTTAGAAAAAGGTGGCTGGGAATCACGGTTTAAATGGTCAGACATAGGCCTTCTGGTCGTTTGGTGTTCTTTTGTTGAAAAGGGAGGTCAATATACGAATAGTCTTTCCGCTCCCCAATCAGACGAAAATTGAAATAGTTTCACAAATCGCTGTTTATCAGTAACTTAAAAAGATGCCAAATTTATCCACATTTATAGATTCTGGTATGTCCCTTCACGGCAATCTAAGCAGGTCTCTACCAGGGTTATGCACAGTGTTGTGGAAAACTCACACCCAAATGTGGAAAAAATCTGGACTACTCGTCCACCCGCCTTAATACTAACCGCTGATTCCTGGTATAAATCTCTGATAAAAAAATTAGACTTGCTAATAATAATTGCAGTTTTTTTATCAAAAATTTCCCATACCTTTGGATGATTTTCGGTCCCAATGTGGATTTTTCCTCTGGGATAATAGGGAATCAGGTGAAAATCCTGTACAGTTCCCGCTGCTGTAATCTTCAGCTGATTTTTCAGCTAAACCTCTGCCGACAATAGCCACTGTCTTCTGAAAAGATGGGAAGGCCGGCAAGGTGAAGTAAGTCAGAAGACCTGCCGGAAATCAGGTTCGGAGCTTTCGGAGAAAAAGCAAAGAGCCATACATCCTGCTTTACCGCAGGGCATATGGTTACTTACAGATCCTGATTTCAATTCCTGTTAATAGTGGAAAACATCAGGTTCTCCTGCCTTTACTTCGAAGCTGCGCGCCCTTACGGTTGCAGCTTATGAAAAAGAAAATTTATAGCTTATCGCTGATTTTATGGTTTTTTTCTTCTGAACTCCCGGCTCAGACTGATTCGGTATTTGCCCATATTTCTCCGATTAATATTTCTGCGGAAAGACAAGATCTGCTTTCGTCCGGATTGAAGCAGTTTTCTCCTGACAGTTCGCTTCAATCGTATTTCCGAAATGCTTCTCTGGGGGATTTGCTGGCGGCTCAGTCTGGCATTTTTATTAAAAGCTATAGCCCGGGCGGCGTGTCTTCTCCTTCTTTCCGCGGTACGGGTTCCGGGCATACTGCTGTCCTTTGGCAGGGGTTTAACCTCCAAAATCCAATGCATGGTGGGGTGGACTTTTCTCTGATCCCGGTGGGAATGGCCGATAAAATCCGCATTCAGCCCGGAGGGGCTTCTGCTTTATTTGGCAGCGGGGCCATGGGCGGAATTATTTACCTCTCCTCAGTACCGCACTATGGTGCCGGACAGAAAATTTCTGTTTCTGCCGAAACCGGCAGTTTTGGCCAACGCGGTCTTTCTGCGCGGTTTCTTTCTGGCGCTGATCAGTCTTCGACTTCTGTTGCCTTTTTCCGTCAGGATGCAGAAAATGATTTCCGCTACGTCAAACCCGGAGGTATTTCTGCCCGGTTTGATCATGGCGCTTTTTCCCGCACAGGAATAACACTCTCCCAATCTTTCCGGATAAACCCTCGCCAGCAACTGCATCTGCATCTCTGGTATTTTGACAGTCCCCGCCAACTTCCTCCCACAGCACAACAAAACGACCAAAACCTTCGCTCTGCGCTGATATGGGAAAGGAATGCTGAAAGAACTTTTTTCCTGATCCGGTCTGGGTATTTTAGTGATAAAATCGGTTATGCTGATTCTGTTTCAGGGATTTTCTCCCAAAGCAGGTCCGCAGTGCTGACAACGGAATCGGAAGCAAGGGTCATTCTCTCCGGATCCGATATCATCCAGGCCGGGGCAAACTTCAGTTATCTCCGTGCAACCGCCGATGGTTATGGAAAAGAACGGTTTAACGAGTCAAATGCGGCTCTTTTTGGTTCTTATAAACACATTTTCCCCAACAGCCTGAATCTGGTTGCCAGCATCAGGCAGGGATTTCGAAATCAGATCGCACTTCCCGTTGTCCCGGCAATCGGGCTGGAAAAAACATGGAACGAACGGCTTGTCTGGAGAATGCATGCGGGTCGTAACTACCGGCTGCCGACTTTCAACGATCTGTACTGGAAACCGGGGGGCAATCCCGATCTGCTGCCAGAGTCAGGATTTAGCAGCGAGACGGGGCTGACTTATCACATGCCCGTAGGGCAGGGGAGGGTTACTGGTGATGTTACGCTGTTTCATTCCCGTATCAAAGACTGGATTCTCTGGCTTCCGGGCGGTAGCTTCTGGAAACCAGATAATGTACAACTGGTTTGGAGCCGTGGTGTTGAGGCGGGTATTTCTTCCAGCGCTTTTCGTTTAGGCAATTGGACAATTGAAGGCAAAATCAACTATCAGTGGGTAAAATCTACCCGGCAGAACAAACTTTCTGCCTGGGATGATGGCGTAAACCGACAATTGATATACATACCCGAACACAACGTTCAGGCGTTTTCCATCTTCTCCTTTAAAGGTGTATGGTTTTCCTATAACCATACCTATAGCGGCAAACGGTATATCACTTCCGACCATTCTTCCGGTTTGCCTTCCTACCATCTGGGGCGTATGGGCACGGGTAAATCGTGGACATGGCGCCATTATATGATGTCATGCTCATTGAATGTAGGGAATATATGGAATACCGCTTACCAGGTGGTGGCCGGTTATCCGATGCCTTTGCGCAACTATACCCTTCGGCTCGATTTGTTTTTTGACAAGCCCTCAGAAATAAAACAGTAACCAATCTATAATTATTCATATGTACACCAACCTGATTAACAAATTATTTTTCCCAATACTTCTTGGGCTGGTTTTTACTTCATGCAAACCAGATGCTCCTGTTGACCCCAAAGGATCTGGTAATGTTTTTATTCTGAATGAAGGTAACTTTCAGGCTGGAAACGCAAGCATTGACCAATTTGATCCGAAAACCTCCCTGCTTTCCAGCGATGTTTTTTCCTCCAGAAATCAGATTCCGTTGGGAGATGTGCTTCAATCCATGACGATTATTGGCGATAAAGGATATATTGTCGTGAATAATTCGCAGAAAATCGAGGTGGTAACGCTCAGCGATCTGGCTGTGCAAAACACAATTACGGGTTTTACCAGCCCTCGCTTCCTGTTGCAGGTTAGCAGTGCTAAAGCGTATGTATCCGATCTTTTTGGCGGTGCAGTTTCCATTGTTGATCTGAATACAAATACAATTACGGGATCGATCGCTTTGCCCGGATGGACGGAAGAGATGTTACTGGCCGAAGGCAGGGTATTTATAACCAATCTTTCCAGTGAATATGTATATGTGGTTGACCCGGCAACTGACCAGGTGGTGGACAGTGTGGAAGTTGGCCTTGGTTCCAATAGCCTCAGGCTGGACAAACAGGGGCGACTGTGGGTATTGAGCAGCGGAGACTCTTTTAACGGGATTGCCGGAACCCTTTCGGTAATCAATCCTTCTGATCTCTCCACACTAAAAAGTTTCACCTTCACAACAAGCGATTATCCTGTGCGGTTGTCAGTAAATCCTGACGGAGACAGAATATACTACTTGAATAATGGTTTGTACGAAATCGCTATTGATGCGACTACACTTCCTGCAGCACCCAAGGTTTTGAGTGGTGAGGGTAGTTATTTTTATGGACTGGGGGTTGACCCGGTTTCCGGCACATTGTATGTAGCCGATGCATTGGACTTTTCCCAGCGTGGGCTTATGCTTCGCTTTGAAGAAAGCGGTACCGCAATAGATACTTTTCGTGCAGGCGTGATTCCGTCGGGGTTTGTATTTGTGGAAGAATAATAGGTTGCATACCGGGAGTGCTGACCCGCAAAGCCGGGCCGGTATAGGCCCGCCCGCTCTGCGGCATCCAGCCGGTGGAGAAACATCAATTGATAGTGATTAACCAGAATATACCCACCTGGTAGAGCCAGATAATAATCTGGCTCTACGTGTTCACCCTACGTCACGCCCCGGCTTTGGGCGGGGAGGTGCATGGGGGTTGGCGGTTTTTGAGGAAATGCTACACTATTTGATTGTAGCCATAAGGTAACGCTTTACTTTTTGTCACCATAACTTGTTGTCCCAAAAATTGGGGGAAACTACACTCTCCGTTCTCTGAATCCTGTTACTTCCCAAGTTACCTTTCTTTTTCAATATCATAGCTTGATAATTTGAAATTAAGTGGGTTGGAAGAATCTATCGAGACACTTACTATTTCTGTATAGTTCGGATAATAGAAATAGATTGCTTTATTCTTTTCGATCTCCTTTTGTTGATTCGTTAAGACTGAATCAATCTTCTTAACTATTGTTAAAGAATCGTGGCCAGAAGAAAATAGTGCATTTGGAATCTCTTTGGATAGATGATCCAAAGTTTTAGAATAATTATTAGGTGACTGTTGATACATATACAGAAAGTACATATGTTCTAAGATTGATCGGATATCCGAGGGTTTTAAGTCAGAACAATCCTTTAGACATTCTCGCAAAAAAGTGAGATCATCAATGTCCGATTTAGAATCGAGAATTTGAGTCAAATCATCAGAATCCAAAATCTCACATAGATTTAACTGTTCACTTTCAATTACAGAAAAAAATAAGTCAAAGTAATTAAAGGTATATAATTTGATTCCGCATGACAGTTGGAGGGTATCGTGAGCATCGAGGGCTGAAAAATCCTTTTCATTCTCAAAAACGCTAAATCTAGAATCATTTTTGAAAACAACATCGACTAAGTGTTCTTTTGAAAAGGAACAATTCATCGAATTTATTTTTGATTGTCTTGGACAGTTATTTTTGAAACATCCCATTTGAAAGATTATCAAAAATATGACGAGAATATAAATAGTACCCTTCATTGGAATGTTTATTTTTTCCCGTAATAAAAAAGAATCAAAGCACGCTCTTCAGCTGGAATCTGATTTACTTTTTGTCGGTTTTCTTTAGTTGCTATTGTTGAGCTTGGGAAGAAGGCATCTTCAGAATAATATCCATCCTGAGCTAAGCTTGGGCCACCCAAATGGCCGATTGCAATACTTTTTGCTTCAGAATCAGAATAACAATCCCACTTATAGGCTCTATATCTCATCGTATGATAAATTTCGTGAGCACCAATATGAGCTAAATATTCAATGAATAACGATTGCCCTCCGAGGAGATTATTATTACTATTTCTCCCTCCGCTACCTAAAAAATCCCTAGCAGCTATTTTAAAGGATGCTAGTCCTGACGAATCAACAAATAAAATGGTATTGTTGTATGTGTAATGATATGGTGTAAAAGCTGATTGAGACTCCGCCAGGGGATCCACCGACACAAACCGCGCCTTTTCCGGGTCGTAAAATCGGAAGCCATAATCATACCACCCCAGCCCCAGCTCATCCTGCAACTCTTTCCCATCCCAAGGGGATTTCACTTCGTTCAATTGTAGAGATATTCATTCCCGGTCGAAGCGACGAGGGTGTTTTCTCCGGACATGCGCAGGCCGAAAGGGTCCGCTTGGGCGGATGCAAGCATAGTAATCATTCGTATCCTGTATCTCCGTATTCGGATCAAGAATCCCATCATCATTCAGATCACCAAAGGCTTGTGCTGAGGCTCCCGAAGTATAACCCGGACATTACCCAAATGCTTCTGCCGGGCAGATCTTCGACCTTAATCTGATACTCATACACCCAGTCAGTGCCGTCGAGCCGTACCCTGCCTTCTTCCATTTGAGGGAAAATCAGGTTGCCGTTTTCGTAATGAAAAGCGCCCACATAATCCGAGGTTTTGGTAACGGTATTGGAGGTATTCACGACTTCCTGACTTAATTTGGTGCCTGCGGCATCCCTTCGACCAGGCTCAGGGCAAGCATAAATATAACGAATTTTTTGGTTGATATTGGGTCCCCCGGTGAAAGTAATTTCGTAGGGTTTGTTGAGGTGGATGGGTAACTTTTGGAAGAAAAATTGTAACTTTAAGGGATAAAATTCAAGCAGATCCATGCCTAAGCTTTATGAATACCTTGGAATTGTACTATTTTTTTATTCGAACGAACATGAACCGATTCATGTGCATGCACGGCAAGGAGAATACGAAAGTAAAGCCGAAATCTTTGTCTTGAATGGGAAGATTGCAGAGATTATTATTTCCGATGTAAAGGGACGTAAGCCGCTAAAAGGCAAAGAACTGAATCATTTGAAAACTTTTTTAACCCATTATGCCGACGAAATCGTAAGTAAATGGATTGACTATTTCGTCTATCATAGAGAAGTGACTTTTGAGAAGATTACGCAAAAATTGTAGTACATGAAAATTACGGAAAGATATCAATACACGACGAAAAGCACCCCTGTTCTTATCAAAGAGGCGTATTATATTGGAGATTTTGCGATCCGTCTAAGGTTTTCGGATGGTTATCAGAAACTGGTTGATTTCAAACCTTTTCTCGAAAAATCCACTCACCCCGCAATCAAAAAATATCTTCAGGAATCTTTATTCCAAAACTTTCAGATAAAGTCCGGGAACCTCGACTGGAATGATTTTGATCTGTGTTTTCCGATAGAAGACCTATACCGAAATGATCTCCTGAAAGAATTTGTCATTGCCGGTAAATCATAATCGTATCATTTTCACTCCGCAGCATCTAGCCGGTGGAGAACGGCTAGTTGATAGTGATTAACCAAAATATACCCACCCGGTAGGTCCCGTAGAGCCAGATTATAATCTGGCTCTACATTCTCGCGCTACATCTCGATCAGGCTTTGGGCGGAGAGGTGCATGGGGGTTACTTTTTGGGACAAATGCTATATGGTTTCAGATAGTTCCGAAGTAACATTTTTCTTTAAATCAAGTTTGCTTGTGGTCTAAAGAATTTGGGGAAGTAAACTAGCAGAGGCTTATCTTTTCAGAATCAACCGCTTTTCCTGCGCGTAATTCCCCCGGTGATCAACGGCCTGAACTGAACCGCGAAAGCCTGAGGCAAAGGTAATCCGCCGGGCAAAAATCAGGGTATGTTCCATTTCGGTGGAAGCAGCTATTCGCACCTCTCCTCCGGAGAGAATCAGGCATTTCCCACGATAACTACTGGCAGATATCAGGAGCGAATGTGGCGAAACCCGTTCATATACTTTTTCTGTCCAGGGGTGGGAAACAGAATCATTTTCAAGAGAATACCATTCCCCGGAAGGCTGCATTTCTGCTACGTTGCGGAGGAAATTCTCTAATGAAGGGAAATAACGGGAATTGAGTGAGGGGATGGAAATCGGTGCATTCGCTCCTGTGGGCAAGGTGGAACCGATCCAGGCAGTTGCACCAATCTGGCCGGACCGGATACCGGATTGGGGCAGGAGGAGTTTCCCTTCCAGTCTTGTATTTCCCACTATCACCAGCGGCTGGCGCTGGTCAGTGAGGGAAAGGGAAAAATCAGTCGAAAGGTTTCGTCCCTGACCGACGAGGCAGGATTGTTCGGCTACCGTTTGATTGTACCGCCCCTGCACATGAAAAAGACCCAACAATCCCCAGGGTTCACTGGAGATAGATACATGATCTGAGCCGAAGTCAAAAAGATCGGTCTCAAAGGTCTCCCCTAGATTCCACCCCAGATGGAGATACCAGAGCAGCCCGGAGCGTAGATTTTCCCTCGCCCGCTCTGCGGCATCCAGCCGGTGGAGAAATATTAGTTGATAATGATTAACCAGAATATACCCACCCAGCAAGGTGCTCACGATCAGGCTGATCAGGAGCGTATAGATCAGGCTTTGGGCGGGGAGGTTCATTTTCTTTTGGTGCACTTTAGCCTTTGGTCTGAATTTGTTGAGGGATTATACTGAAAAATATCTCTAATAAGAGTGATTGCTAAAAAACGGGGTTATTTTCAATCTTTACCTACAACCAGAACAATATTACCTTTGCGATCGAAAACCCGGACAAAAAAATTATCCTCCAGGCAATGATACTGCTCCTCTGATTCAACATAGGTTAAAAATTCTGTATCATACCATTCATCTCTATCTGTTTGTTTATAAAGGAACAACCTTGAATTGCAAATTTCGGGACCTATTCCTGCAATTCTCTCCTTCAACATAAAGGACATATTCTTTTGTAGAAGTGAAAACTCTTCAGGGGTAAAGTTCTCAAACAAGCTGTCTGAATGTTTAAAGTTTTCCGAAACTTTATACCTATGGGTTCCTACAAATAAAATATCCTCTATGAAACTGAAATCACAGGGGCTGTCATCGGGACAGCCTTTTTCATTGATTTTCCGCAGTAAGGTATCCATTGAAAGATAGACCCTTTCAAATTCTTCTAAATCCTTGACTTCAATTTTATAGGTGCTTTTGGGTTGGTAGCAGCTAAACAAGGTAATAAGGAGAACAATCGCAATCAGGTATTTCATTGTGGTTTAAAAATTATTGTATCCATATTTCACCCAGTAGGCATCCTTTTCGGTATCAAAAAAGGTTGAAGGCCCGCCGAGCGGATGACCGGTTCTTCTTAAAAATCGCCTAAGTACGAAGGCTTCCGGTGAAAAGTCTAATTCCCACCCCTTATAAAGTTGATTCATCCCACCCCCAAATAGGTTGAGTGTAAGGGACAATCCATAGGCTTTGGCCGCAGCACCAAAGGCTAGATTCCCAAAAGCATCATATCGTAACAAACGGCCTTCAAAAAAGCCATAAAATTTAGCAATTTCAGGAAAAGTCTTTTTATAAAGTAAACTTTCCTTGTCATTTTTTGAGTCAAAATAAGAATGATCAGTAACTGCTTGTTTCCATGTCCAAATAGTAACGATTTTATGGCTTAAATAGCCTGATGTTAAGACGCCATGATCAACATCGAATCTCAACTGAATGGCCATCTTCTTGAAATTATTAATTGTTTCATAAGCGTCCAGGGTTTTATCGGGTATATCTTGTCGTTGCCCCACATATTCTCGATCGGAACCGTCCGTTTTGATTCCAACATAGACTCTACCATCCGAAAGGCCGTCATCATGAATCTTTTCGCCCGTGATTCGATGAAAGGTTTCCCCCGGATCGGCATTACCGAGTAGATGGGAAATATTATTTAGGCTTACATCAGGGCCGTAATAGGTAGTCGGTCGAGAAGTTTTCGCTCTTTGTCCGGCGATGCCTTGTACCGATTGTCCGTCCGGATCAATTAAGTTGATCGGTGAATTCAGTACATAGGTATAGGCTCCATAATTTGCATACAACTCCCCCAACGCATCCACCCCCTTCCACCGCCCTTCATCGGGCGCATACATCCGGGCCCCATAATCATACCACCCCAGCCCCAACTCCGTTTGTAGTTCCTTGCCATTATAGAGATACTCATTCCCTGGCGAAGCCACGAGGGTGTTTTCTCCGGACATGCGCAGGCCGAAGGGGTCCGCTTGGGCGGATGCAAGCATAGTAGTCATTCGCATCCTGTATCTCCGTATTCGGATCAAGAATCCCATCATCATTCAGATCGCCAAAGGCTTGTGCTGAGGCTCCCGAAGTATAACCCGGACATTACCCAAATGCTTCTGCCGGGCAGATCTTCGACCTTAATCTGATACTCATACACCCAGCCCGAGCCGTCGAGCCGTACTCTGCCTTCTTCCATTTGAAGGAACATCAGGTTGAAGTCCCTTTACGGACGAAAATCCCTTACCGGGATCGCCGTCTTCGTAGTGGAAAGCGCCCACATAATCCGAGGTTTTGGTAACGGTATTGGAGGTATTCACGACTTCCTGACTTAATTTGGTGCCTGCGGCATCCCTTCGACCAGGCTCAGGGCAAGCATAAATATAACGAATATAACGAAT
The Bacteroidia bacterium DNA segment above includes these coding regions:
- a CDS encoding cytochrome D1 domain-containing protein — encoded protein: MMYRHSITVFDRNYTVVKTISDKVDLSKFPLDGYRGIAQGSPVEVAFSADGKYAWVSNYKMYGEQFGNPGTDNCQISQKYDNSFVYKINTQTFEIESVIEVGCIPKYVAITPDGKSVLVTNWCSGDLSIIDTELEEEVKRIPLDRYPRGIAIDSKSRYAYISIMGEDEIAVIKLADYSVSWISGVGKTPRHLCIDPTDRYLYATLSREGVVAKIDLVKARVISKISTGNAARSMTMTPDGQFLYVVNYIDNTLTKVKTDDMSLVETVSTKEKPIGVTFDSSTKSVWVACYTGSIMVFEDKNYYDLRERVDLMEAGPLPPASTVSRDYRRNYFNPAIKEKEQDDHYYIYKNHEVEDDEDFNAPSLSRGNAWITATPEKPSPESVSSSPTTASEEEISRSRTVLSKPNISSLSKLDQINGQVSGFHVIVGSYDQRDNAIVRVEKLKNQGIQAMILPTDDGKFRVSCFQFNTRSEAEKSRIELFQKHKIEAWILEK
- a CDS encoding thioredoxin family protein is translated as MIQRKPFLIILTLLICSQAFAADRSIPFFSGTLDEIQSQAMESNQPYFVYFSARENRSCKRMTRYTWTDPMLNRFISKNFLAVEIDILEADFNLVQQFQVYAYPTILLFSPDGKVLGRASGYLAPTTVYHILKKHMASINEEMQNTILAEEKPIAPAPTIENNIAEPEETVAQTTPVAAEPQLAMATRSAEPAQSQPIIDMNPNIVMRGQSAAVIHLDIPGLEAYSLKRLAMEPGQDVFGLLVDSHTSYRSFEEKVKQYRNLWKGEIWVYAEEVAETPVYKLILGAYATKEEADIFAQAMYKFGKINSSILNIGHLNR
- the dnaB gene encoding replicative DNA helicase — its product is MSDHLNRDSQPPFSNPDNLQGKVRPITTPSLGAGKLPPQALDMEEAVLGALLLEKDALHRIMDILQAHMFYKDANALIFETILELFQNSEPVDILTVKNALRKKGELEKTGGPFYLTELTSRVASGANIEYHARIVAEKFILRQLIRVSDDVIRQAYDETSDVFELLDKAEQGLFEISETNLRRNYMSMPELVMKTLDRLEEMRGKDSSVTGIPSGIADLDQMTAGWQKSDLVIIAARPAMGKTALTLTLARNAAQRFNEPVAFFSLEMAAVQLVQRLICAEAELDAQKVRTGRLEDYEWKQLITRIGSLSKTPLFIDDTPALSIWDLRAKCRRLKAEKGIGMVIVDYLQLMSGNSSKGGNREQEIAGISRALKEMAKELNVVMIALSQLSRAVESRGGDKRPVLSDLRESGSIEQDADMVMFLYRPEYYGFETDDEGNSTLSMAELIIAKQRNGPTGTVKMQFIGKYGKFTDWNTGTPGLDIPKGFNTLDAGNTNTITLPSKMNHDQGTGGDDDSVPF
- a CDS encoding TonB-dependent receptor plug domain-containing protein; protein product: MKKKIYSLSLILWFFSSELPAQTDSVFAHISPINISAERQDLLSSGLKQFSPDSSLQSYFRNASLGDLLAAQSGIFIKSYSPGGVSSPSFRGTGSGHTAVLWQGFNLQNPMHGGVDFSLIPVGMADKIRIQPGGASALFGSGAMGGIIYLSSVPHYGAGQKISVSAETGSFGQRGLSARFLSGADQSSTSVAFFRQDAENDFRYVKPGGISARFDHGAFSRTGITLSQSFRINPRQQLHLHLWYFDSPRQLPPTAQQNDQNLRSALIWERNAERTFFLIRSGYFSDKIGYADSVSGIFSQSRSAVLTTESEARVILSGSDIIQAGANFSYLRATADGYGKERFNESNAALFGSYKHIFPNSLNLVASIRQGFRNQIALPVVPAIGLEKTWNERLVWRMHAGRNYRLPTFNDLYWKPGGNPDLLPESGFSSETGLTYHMPVGQGRVTGDVTLFHSRIKDWILWLPGGSFWKPDNVQLVWSRGVEAGISSSAFRLGNWTIEGKINYQWVKSTRQNKLSAWDDGVNRQLIYIPEHNVQAFSIFSFKGVWFSYNHTYSGKRYITSDHSSGLPSYHLGRMGTGKSWTWRHYMMSCSLNVGNIWNTAYQVVAGYPMPLRNYTLRLDLFFDKPSEIKQ